Sequence from the Mycobacteriales bacterium genome:
GGCACCCGCGCGGCACTGGTCCGGACCCTGCGCTCCGGGCTGCCCTGGTGGCGGTATCTGGGCGGGCTGTGCGGTTCGGTGCTGGTCGGCGGCGCGACGCTGATCGTGCCGACCCTCGGTGTCGCGGTGTTCACCGTCGGCATCGTCGCCGGCCAGACCAGCGGAGGACTGGCCGTCGACAAGATCGGGTTGGGGCCGGGCGGACGTCGGCCGGTCACCGGGTTGCGCGTCGCCGGCGGCCTGCTTGCCCTCGTCGCGGTCGCCGTGAGCGAGTTGTCGCACGGGGCCGGTGACGTCACGGCGCCGTGGCTCGTCGTGGCCGCCGCCGGAATCGGCGTGCTGAGTGCGATCCAGCAGGCCCTCAACGGCTCCCTGCAGCGGGTCGCCCGCGACCCGTTCGCCCCGGCCGGGATCAACTTCGTGGTCGGGACGATCGGACTGGCCGTCGCGGTCGCGGTCGTGGTGATCGTCGACGGAGCGCCCCTGCACGCGTGGCCGGTCCACTGGTGGCTCTACATCGGTGGCCTGCTCGGGGTCGGCACCGTGCTGACGGCGGTCCTGGCGGTACGCCGGCTCGGCGTACTCCGGCTCGGGCTCGGCGTCATCGCGGGCCAGCTCACCACGGCGGTGATCCTCGACGTCGTCACTCCCGCCGCGCACCGCACACTCACCGCCAGCGTCATCCTCGGCGTGCTGCTGACCTTCGTCGCCGTCGCGATCGCCGGGTGGGTCCCCCGGCGCCCGGCGCCGGACCGGGCTGCACACTGAAGCCGTGACCGACGAGCGGGCGGTGCTGCGGGTGCGGCCCGAGCGGCTGCGCCGCTGGTGCCTGGCGGCGTCCGCGGTCGTCGTAGTGGCCTGCACGGTCGGTGCGGTGCTGCTGCGCACCGTGCCGGACGGGCGCCACTTCCACTTCTCCGACCAGGTGGCCGTTTTCCTGCTCGGTGTCCTGATCGCGGCCGGCATCATGGTCTTCGCCCGGCCCCGGGTGCGGGCCGACGCCGGGCAGCTGTGGGTACGCAACATCCTCGGCTCGCACACCGTGCCGTGGTCGCTCGTCACCGCCGTGCGGTTCGAGGACAAGGCCTGGTGGGCATCACTGGAGCTCGTCGACGGCGACGTGCTCGCGCTCGTCGCCGTGCAGGCCATCGACGGGCCGCGGGCCGTCGACGCGCTCACCGGCCTGCGTGCGCTGCACGCACAGGCGGCCGCCGGCCATCCCCGGCCCTCTGCGTGAACTGGTAACCTGAGTGCTGCGACCGCCTCCACCTCGGTGGAGGGAAGCAAGTGGAGCCCCGCTCCCACCCGCGCCGCCTCCGGTGGACGGGTCCGGTTCAGCTCCGGGGAACACCCGGAGTGCTCGTCGTCGGATCGCTCCGACGGCGGCCGGTCGAGAGCGGGCCCCGCGAGCTCACGTTCGCGGGGCCTTCGTCGATATCGACGTATTAACGATATCGATCGATGAGGGCCTGCGGACGTCCGGACGCTCCGGTACATACCGTCTCGAGGAGGCCCCATCAGCGTCGAACCCCGTATCAACGACCGCATCCGTGTGCCCGAGGTCCGGCTTGTCGGACCTGAGGGTGAACAGGTCGGCATCGTCCGTATCGACGACGCCCTGCGGTTGGCGCGTGAATCCGATCTCGACCTGGTCGAGGTCGCACCGATGGCCCGCCCGCCGGTCTGCAAGCTCATGGACTACGGCAAGTTCAAGTACGAGAGCGCGCAGAAGGCGCGGGAGGCTCGGCGTAACCAGAGCCTCACGGTCATCAAGGAGATGAAGCTCCGCCCCAAGATCGACCCGCACGACTACGCCACCAAGAAGGGGCACGTCGAGCGGTTCCTCAAGGCGGGCGACAAGGTCAAGATCACGATCATGTTCCGCGGACGTGAGCAGTCCCGGCCCGAGCTGGGCTTCCGGCTGCTGCAGCGCCTCGCCGAGGACGTCGACGAGCTCGGTTTCGTCGAGTCCGCGCCGAAGCAGGACGGCCGCAACATGATCATGGTGATGGCCCCGCACAAGAACGCGCCGAAGACCACCCGGGTCAGGTCCACGCCGAGCACCGAGACCGAGGCGCCCGCGACGACCCGGGCCTGACAGACTGACCGACTGACTGACCGACCGGCCGAGCCCGCAGGGGCCGGTCGGTGCCGATCCGAGCCGATGTCGCTCGGCCGACCAGAGAGCGAAGCATGCCCAAGAACAAGACCCACAGTGGCGCCGCCAAGCGGGTCAAGGTGAGCGCGCGCGGCAAGCTGCTCCGCCAGCAGGCCGGACTCCGGCACAAGCTGGAGAAGAAGTCCTCCCGGCACACCCGCCGGCTGACCGGAGTCGTCGAGGTCGCACCGTCCGACCGCAAGACGCTGCGCCGGCTGCTCGGCCGCTGACCCCGACATCCCCCCAGATCCGATGACCCCCCGCCGGCTCCGGCCGGCGCGAGATGAGAAGCAGGTGCACCCGTGGCACGCGTGAAGCGGGCGATCAATGCCCAGAAGAAGCGCCGTACGACGCTCGAAGCGGCCAGCGGCTACCGCGGCCAGCGTTCGCGCCTCTACCGCAAGGCGAAGGAGCAACTGCTCCACTCCGCGACCTACTCCTATCGCGACCGCAAGGTCCGCAAGGGCGACTTCCGCCGGCTGTGGATCACCCGGATCAACGCCGCGAGCCGGGCGAACGGGATGACCTACAACCGATTCATGCAGGGCCTGCGGGCCGCCGGTGTCGAGGTGGACCGCAAGGTCCTCGCCGACCTCGCCGTGACCGACGAGGTGGCCTTCGCCGCTCTGGTGGAGACCGCCCGCGCCGCACTGCCGGCGACCGCCGCCGACTCCGCGGCCTGAGCCACCGGCGACAGCCGCCGGCCCGGCGCCGGACACCGCAGCCGAGGTGAACACCGATCAACCGGTCACCGACCGGACCCCACGGGTCGCCGCCGCGCGGGCGCTGACCCGACGGGTCGGGCGCGAGCGGGCCGGCGCATTCCTGGTCGAAGGTCCGCAGGGGGTCCGTGAGGCGGTCGCCATGGCGGCCGGTCGACCCGGCGTCGTGCGGGAGATCTTCGGCACCGACGCCGCCCTGGCCCGCCAGTCCGGCATCGTCGACGCCGCGCGCGAATCGGGGACCCGGGTCTCCCGGGCGACCGACCGGGCGCTCGCCGGGCTGGCCGACACCGCTCACCCGCAGGGCCTGGTCGCGGTGTGCGCCGTGGTCGACGTACCGCTCGCCCAGGCGTTCTCCGCCACGCCGCGGCTGGTCGCCGGGCTGGTCGAGGTCCGCGACCCCGGCAACGCCGGCACCGTGCTGCGCTGCGCGGACGCGGCCGGCGCGGACGCGGTGATCTTCGCCGGTGACGTGGTCGACCCCTACAACGGCAAGTGCGTCCGGTCCTGCGCCGGAAGCCTCTTCCATCTGACCGTCGTACGCGACGTGACGGCCCGGAACACGGTCGAGACGGCCCGCGCGAACGGGCTGCAGGTGCTCGCCGCGGACGCGTCGGGGGAGTGTGACCTCGACGACCTCGCCGACGCCGGCGGGCTCGCGGCGCCGACCGCCTGGCTGTTCGGCAACGAGGCGCACGGCCTGCCGGACGACGTCGCGGCCGGCGCCGACCGCCGGGTGCGGGTGCCGATCCATGGCCGGGCCGAGAGCCTGAATCTCGCCGCCGCCGCCGCGGTCTGCCTCTACGCCTCCGCGCGGGCGCAGCGCGGGCGGAATCCCGGCGGCGCCGCGACCGGGCAAGGCATAGGCTGACGGCCATGACCGCCACCCAGCGATTCTGCCGGCCCGCCGGGGCCGGTCGCTGACGCGGCAGTTGCCCCGTCGGGCTGCGGCCGAGCCGCTCGGGCCCAGTCAATAGACTCCGTAGCCGGCGCCGTGGGCGCCCTACCGGAGCCGGCCCACGGGAGCGATCCAGCCATGTCAGGTGTCAACGATCCATACGACCCGAAACAGGTCGCCGCGCTCGAACCGGCGGCGCTGTCCGGCGCGGTCGCCGCGGCCGAGAAGGCCTTCGCCGACGCCGCCGACCTCGACCAGCTCACCGCACTGAAGGCGCCGCACCTCGGCGACCGGTCGCCGGTCCTGCTCGCCCGGCGCGAGATCGGTGCCCTGCCGCCGCAGGCACGCAAGGACGCCGGCCGCCATGTGAACGAGGCGCGTACCGCGGTGCAGGCCGCCTTCGACGCGCGCCGCGCCGCGCTGACCGCCGAGCGTGAGCAGCGGGTGCTGCGCGAGGAGGCGGTCGACGTCACCCTGCCGACCGGCCGCCGTCCGGTCGGGGCCCGGCACCCGGTGACCACCGGGTCCGAGCGGATGGCCGACATCTTCGTCGCGATGGGCTACGAGGTCGCCGAGGGTCCGGAGGCCGAGACCGAGTGGTTCAACTTCGACGGCCTGAACTTCCTCCGCGACCACCCGGCCCGCGGCCTGCACGACACCCTTTTCCTCGACCCGCCCGAGAACGGCGTGGTGTTGCGCACCCACACCTCGCCGGTGCAACTGCGCAGCCTGCTCACCCGTGAGCCGCCGGTCTACGTCGTCGTACCCGGTCGCACCTACCGGGACGACCCGTTCGACGCCACCCACCTGCCGGTCTTCGCCCAGCTCGAGGGACTCGCGGTCGACCGCGGGCTGACCATGGGGCACCTGCGCGGAACGCTCGACCGGCTCGCGCAGGGGATGTTCGGCGACGAGGCCCGCACCCGGCTGCGGCCGCACTACTTCCCGTTCACCGAGCCGAGCGCCGAGGCCGATCTCTGGCACCCGCAGGCCAAGGGCGGCCCGCAGTGGGTCGAGTGGGGTGGCTGCGGAATGGTGCACCCCAACGTGCTGCGCGCCGCCGGCATCGACCCCGAGGTCTACACCGGCTTCGCGTTCGGGATGGGGATCGACCGGACCGTGATGGTGCGGCACGGGGTCGCCGACCTCCGCGAGTTCGCCGAGGGCGACGTCCGGTTCACCCGGCACTTCGGTCTGGAGGCGTAATGCGGGTCCCGCTGTCCTGGTTGATCGAGGCCGTCCCGGCGCTGCGCGACGAGCCGGCGGCCGAGGTCGCCGACCGGCTGACCCGTGCCGGGGTGGAGGTCGAGGAGATCCACGTCACCGGCCCCGTCGATGTCGACGGTCTGGTCGTCGGGGAGGTGGAGCAGCTCGAGGAGCTGACCGAATTCTCGAAACCGATCCGGCACTGCCTCGTGCGACTGTCCACATCGGACACCCCGGATGCGGTGCGCAGCATCGTGTGCGGCGCCACCAACTTCGCGGTCGGCGACCGGGTCGTCGTGGCGACCCCGGGCGCCGTACTCCCCGGCGGGATCCGGATCGGCTCCCGCAAGACCTACGGGCACCTGTCCGACGGGATGATCTGCTCCGCCGCCGAGCTCGGCCTCGGCGATGACCACACCGGCATCCTCGTCCTCCCACCGGAGGCACCGATCGGTGCCGACGCGGTCGCCCTGCTCGGTCTGCACGACGCCGTGCTCGTCACCGAGCCGACCCCGGACCGCGGCTACCAGCTGTCCGTCCGCGGACTCGGCCGCGAGCTCGCCGCGCTCACGGACACGCCGTACGTCGACCCGGCGCGCGTCGAGCCACTGCCCCCGGCCGGCGACGGCTTCCCGGTGCGGCTGGCCGACGACGTCGTGCGCGACGGCGCGTGCGACCGCTTCTGCGCCCGGGTGATCCACGGTTTCGACCCGGTGGCGCCGAGTCCCCTGTGGCTGCAGGCCCGGCTGGCGAAGTCCGGGATGCGGCCGATCTCGTTGGCCGTCGACGTCACCAACTATGTGATGCTGCTGCTCGGACAGCCGATGCACGCCTACGACCGGGCCCGGCTCGCCGAGCCGATCACCGTGCGCCGGGCGGCGGCCGGCGACACGCTGACCACGCTCGACGGGGTGCAGCGCGACCTGGCGGTCGGCGCCGACCTGCTGATCACCGACGCGAAGCGCGTGCAGGGCATCGCCGGGGTGATGGGTGGCGCCGACAGCGAGGTGTCGGCGGCCACCACCGAACTGCTGCTCGAGGCCGCCCACTTCGGCCCGCGGGTCACCAGCCGATCCGTCCGCCGGCACGCACTGCTCTCCGAAGCCGGCCGGCGGTTCGAGCGCGGCGTCGACCCGCAGCTGCCGCCGGCGGCCATCGAGCTCGCGACCCGGCTGCTCGTCGAGTACGGCGGCGGCAGCGCCGAGGACGTCATCACCGACGTCGGCGCCGTACCGGCGGTCGAGCCGATCCGGGTCGACCCGGCCGGCATCGGCCGGCTCGTCGGTGTGCCCTACCCGACCGAGGTCGTCACCCGCCGCCTCACGCAGGTCGGCTGCGTGGTCAGCGACGGTGGCGCCGTACTCGAGGTCGCCGCGCCGCCCTGGCGGCCGGATCTCGTCGAGCTGCCCGACCTCGCCGAAGAGGTCGCCCGGCTGGAGGGTTACGACGCGATCCCGCCGGTGCTCCCGCGCGCCGCCGCCGGGCACGGCCTGACCTCCCGCCAGCGGCGCCGTCGCTCGGTGTCCCGCGGGGTCGCCGACCACGGCTACGTCGAGACCCCGTCGGTGTCGTTCCAGTCGGCGGAGGTGTTCGACGCGCTGCGGCTGCCCGCGGACGACCCGCGGCGCCGGCTGGTCCGGATCGCCAACCCCATCTCGGCCGAGCAGCCCTACCTGCGGTCGACGCTGCTGCCGGGACTGCTCGCCACCCTGGTCCGCAACCTCGGCCGCGGCGCCGAGGAACTCGCGTTGTTCGAGACCGGGACGGTCTTCTCCGAACCCGAGGGCGGACGGCCGCCGGCTCCGGTGCTGGCGGGTGCCCGTCGGCCGGACCCGGCCGAACTCGCCGCCCTCGACGCGGCGCTGCCGATCCAGCGCGAGCATCTCGCCGTCGCCCTCACCGGCCGGGTCGAACCGGCCGGCTGGTGGGGTCCGGGGCGGGCGGCGTCCTGGGCCGACGCCGTCGACGTGGCCCGGCTGGCCGTCTCGGCGGCCGGTGCCCGCAGCGACGTACGCGCCGCGAACCGGGCTCCGTGGCACCCGGGCCGGTGCGCCGCGCTCGTCGTCGGCACGCCGGACGGGGAGCTGGTCGTGGGATACGCCGGCGAACTGCACCCGGCGGTGTGCGAGGCGCTGGAGTTGCCCGCGCGCACCGTCGCCGCCGAGATCGACTTGGGCGCGGCGCTCGACGCCGCCGTCGACGAACCGTCGGCGCCGCGGGTGTCGCCCTACCCACCTGCCACCCGCGACGTGGCGCTGGTCGTCGACGCCGACGTCCCCGCCGCGCAGGTCGAGGCCGCGCTGCGGGCCGGCGCGGGCGAACTGCTCGAGGACGTGCGGCTCTTCGACGTCTTCTCCGGCGCGCAGGTGGGGGAGGGCCGCAAGAGCCTCGCCTACACGCTGCGGTTCCGGGCTCCGGATCACACCCTCACCGCGGAGGAGGCGACCGCCCTGCGCGACGAAGCGGTCGCCGAGGCCGCACGCCGTACCCGCGCCGTCCTGCGCACCTGACCCCTCCCCGCTCCACTCGGGCGCCCGATTCCGCTTGAACGTCACGTTCAAGCGCTCTAGCCGCATCAACGTCACGTTCAGGCGGAATGGGACGCCTGGTTACGGGAACTCGTTTTGCATAGGAACCCGGGCTAGTGAATAATCTTCCGCATGGGTGTCAGGGTCGCGGTCGCCGGTGCCAGCGGGTACGCCGGTGGTGAGCTGCTGCGGCTGATCGAGGGGCACCCGGAGTTCGAACTCGGCCCGGTGACGGCGCACTCCCAGGCCGGCCAGACCCTCGGCACCATCCACCCGCAGCTGCCCGCACTCGCCGACCGGGTGCTGGCGGATACCACGCCCGACGCCCTCGCCGCGGCCGACGTCGTCTTCCTGGCGCTGCCGCACGGCGAGTCGGCCGCGCTGGCCGGTGCGCTGCCGCCCGACGTACGCATCGTCGACCTCGGCGCCGACCACCGGCTGACCGACGCCGACGCCTGGTCGGCCTACTACCCGGGTCCGCACGCCGGGGCATGGACCTACGGACTGCCGGAGCTGCCCGGCCAGCGCGCACGCATCGCGGACTCCACCCGGGTCGCCAACACCGGGTGTTACGCCGTCTCGGTCATCCTGGCCCTCGCGCCGCTCATCGCGGCCGGCCTGGTCGAGCCCGACGACGTCGTGGTCGTCGCCGCATCGGGTACGTCGGGCGCCGGGCGCGGGAGCAAGGCGCACCTGCTCGGCAGTGAGGTGATGGGTGATCTGTCGCCGTACAAGGTCGGCTGCCACCAGCACGTGCCCGAGATCAAGCAGGCGAGCGGCGCCCGGTCTTTGACGATGACGCCGGTGCTGGCGCCGATGCCGCGGGGCATCTTCGCCTCGGTCTCCGCGCGTCCGCGTCCGGGAGTGGACGACGCGCAGGTCCGCGCCGCCTTGCAGCAGGCCTACGACGACGAACCCTTCGTCCACCTGCTCGCCGAGGGCCGGTGGCCGCACACCGCGGCGACCTCCGGTTCCAACTCCTGCCAGCTGCAGTCCACTGTGGACATCGACTCGGGACGCGTCGTCGTCGCGTCGGCGATCGACAACCTCGGGAAGGGCGCGGCCGGTCAGGCCGTGCAGAACGCCAACCTCGTGCTCGGTCTGCCCGAGACCGCCGGGCTGTCCGCCAACGGCGTCGCCCCGTGAGAATCGGAGCAGCGGAGTGAGTGTCACCGCCGCGGCCGGGTTCCGCGCTGCCGGAATCGCCGCCGGGCTGAAGACCTCGGGGGCGCTCGACCTCGCGCTCGTCGTCAACGACGGGCCGTCCGACGCCGCCGCCGGCGTCTTCACCGCCAACCGGGTCAAGGCCGCGCCGGTGCTCTGGTCGCAGCAGGTGCTCACGACCGGCCGGCTGCGCGCGGTCGTCCTCAACTCCGGCGGTGCCAACGCGTGCACCGGTCCGGACGGCTTCGCCGACACGCATGTCACCGCCGAGCAGGCCGCCGACGTGCTCGGAATCGGTGCGCTCGACGTCGCCGTCTGCTCCACCGGCCTGATCGGCGTACGGCTGCCGATCGACGCCCTGCTGGCCGGCGTCGGCAAGGCCGCCGGCGCGCTCTCCCGCGACGGTGCCGACGACGCCGCCCATGCGATCATGACGACCGACACGGTGGCCAAGACGGCACAGGTCGACGGCGACGGCTGGACCGTTGGCGGGATGGCGAAGGGCGCCGGGATGCTGGCGCCCGCGCTGGCCACCATGCTGTGCGTGCTGACCACCGACGCCGACGTCGATCCGTCCACATTGGACACTGCGCTGCGCGCGGCCACCCAGGTGACATTCGACCGCGTCGACGCCGACGGTTGCCTGTCGACCAACGACACGGTGCTGCTGCTCGCCAGCGGCGCATCGGGCCACCGGCCCGACACCGCCGAGTTCGCCGCCGCCGTGCAGGAGGTTTGCCGCCAACTCGTCATGGCGTTGCTGGCCGACGTCGAAGGGTCGACGAAGAAGATCGGGATCACCGTCCACGCCGCCGCCACTGAAAAGGAGGCGGTCGACGTCGGCCGCGCCGTGGCCCGCAGCGCGCTGCTGAAATGCGCGCTCTACGGCAACGACCCCAACTGGGGCCGGGTGTTGGCAGCGGTCGGGACGACGAGCGCCACCTTCGACCCGGACGCCCTCGACGTATCCATCAACGGCGTGCAGGTGTGCCGGTCCGGCGCGGCCGGCGACGACCGGAGCCTGGTGGACCTCAGCGGCTCGGACATCGACATCGACGTAGGTCTGTACGCCGGTACGGCGCAGGCCACGGTCTGGACCACGGACCTCACCGAGGGCTACGTGCGCGAGAATTCGGCGTACCCGTCATGACCCGGCACGCGACCGCACTGGCCAAGGCGGCGACCCTCGTCGAGGCACTGCCGTGGCTCGAGCAGTTCCACGGCGCCGTCGTCGTGGTGAAGTACGGCGGCCACGCGATGGCCGACGAATCGCTGCGCGAGGCCTTCGCGCAGGACATCGTCTTCCTCCGGTACGCCGGCCTGCGGCCGGTCGTCGTGCACGGCGGCGGCCCGCAGATCACCGCGCACCTCGACCGGCTGGGCATCGCCTCGGAATTCCGCGCCGGGCTGCGGGTCACCACGCCGGAGGCCATGCAGGTGGTGCGCATGGTGCTGGTCGGTCAGGTCAACCGCGAGGTGGTCGGCGGCGTCAACGCGCACGGCACGTTCGGCGTCGGCCTGTCCGGCGAGGACGCCGGGCTGCTGACCGCCGAACGCCGGACCGCCGTCGTCGACGGCGAGCCGGTCGACCTCGGCTCGGTGGGCGACGTCGTCGACGTCGACCCCGGCGCGGTGCACAGCCTGCTCGACGACGGACGGATCCCGGTCATCGCGACCGTCGCCCGGGGCCGTGACGGCGAACTGTTCAACGTCAACGCCGACACCGCGGCGGCCGCGCTCGCGGCGGCGCTGCACGCGCAGAAGCTCGTCGTCCTCACCGACGTGGAGGGCCTCTACGCCGACTGGCCGGCCACCGACGAGATCATCAGCGACATCCGGGCGAAGGAGCTCGCCGACCTGCTGCCGACCCTGTCCGCCGGGATGGTGCCGAAGATGGAGGCCTGCCTGCGCGCGGTGCACGGCGGGGTGCCGCAGGCGCACGTCCTCGACGGCCGCGTGCCGCACGCGTTGCTGCTCGAAGTCTTCACCGACGAGGGAGTGGGAACCATGGTCCTGCCCGACGAGGAGCCGACCGCATGAGTGAAATCGACCTGCAGGGCCGCTGGCAGGCGGCCTTCATGGACAACTACGGCACCCCACCGCTCGCCCTCGAGCGTGGCAAGGGCGCCCGCGTGTGGGACGTCGACGGCACCGAATACGTCGACCTCTACGCCGGCATCGCCGTGAGCGCGCTCGGGCACTCGCACCCCGCGGTCGTCGACGCGGTGACCCGGCAGGTCGCGACGCTGGCCCACACCTCCAACCTCGTCCTCAACCTGCCGGCGTTGCGGCTCGGGGAGCGGCTCAGCGCGCTGTGCGGCCCCGACGCCCGCGTCTTCCTCTGCAACTCCGGCGCCGAGGCGGTGGAGGCGGCGATCAAGGTCGTGCGCCGCCACCACGCCGACCGGGTGCAGATCGTCGCCGCCGAAGGCGGTTTCCACGGCCGCACCCTGGGCGCCCTGTCGGTCACCGGCCAGCCGGCCAAGCGGGCTCCGTTCGCGCCGCTGCTCCCGGACGTGACCTTCGTGCCCTACGGCGACGCCGAGGCGCTGCAGCGGGCCGTCACCGACGACACCGCGGCCGTGATCCTCGAACCGGTGCTAGGCGAGGCCGGGGTCATCCCCGCACCGGCCGGATACCTCGAGGCCGCACGTGCGGCGTGTGACCGGACCGGTGCGCTTCTCGTCCTCGACGAGGTGCAGGGCGGCATCGGGCGGGCCGGCGCATGGTTCAGCCACCAGGTGGTCGCCCCGGGGGTCGCGCCCGACATCGTGACGCTGGCCAAGGGGCTGGGCGGCGGCCTGCCGATCGGTGCCTGCATCGCCCGAGGTGCCGCCGGTACCGCGCTGCAGCCGGGCGACCACGGCACGACGTTCGGCGGCAACCCGGTGTCCTGCGCCGCGGCCCTCGCCGTACTCGACACCATCGAGCAGGACGGACTGCTCGACACCGCCCGGGTCTACGGCGACCATCTCGCCGACGCCGTCGCCGCACTGCACGACCCGCTCGTCGACCATGTACGCGGCGTCGGGCTGTGGCGCGCGGTCGTGCTGACCGAGGCGGTGGCGAAAGAGGTAGAGGCGGCCGCGCGGCAACACGGGGCGCTGGTCAACGCGGTCGCGCCGGACGCCGTCCGCCTGGCACCGGCACTGGTCATCAGCCGTGAGGAGATCGACACGGGTGTCGCGGCGTTGGGCGCCGCGCTGGCGGAGGTGTCGGCCTGATGCCACGGCACTTCCGGCGCGACGACGACCTCAGCCCGACCGAGCTCACCGAGGTCCTCGATCTCGCCGACACCATGAAGCGCGAACGCTTCGACCACCATCCCCTCGCCGGCCCGAGGTCGGTCGCGGTGATCTTCGACAAGCCGTCCACCCGGACCCGGGTGTCGTTCGCCAACGGAATCGCCGAGCTCGGCGGCTACCCGCTGGTCATCGATGCGCAGTCGAGCCAACTCGGCCGCGGCGAACCGGTGGAGGACACCACCCGCGTGCTCGACCGGCAGTGCGCTGCGATCGTGTGGCGGACCTTCGCCCAGGACCGGCTCGAGGCGATGGCCCGGGTCAGCCGGGTACCGGTGGTCAACGCGCTCACCGACACCTTCCACCCGTGCCAGCTGCTCGCCGACCTGCAGACCGTGCGTGAACGGTTCGGGTACCTCGCCGGGCTCACCCTCACCTACCTCGGCGACGGCGCCAACAACATGGCGCACAGCTACCTGTTGGCCGGCGCGTCCGCCGGGATGCACGTCCGGATCGGTTCGCCCGAGGGTTACGAGCCGGATCCGGCGATCCTCGCCGCCGCCGAGCAGATCGGGGGCGCGACCGGCGGCTCCGTCGC
This genomic interval carries:
- the argJ gene encoding bifunctional glutamate N-acetyltransferase/amino-acid acetyltransferase ArgJ, encoding MSVTAAAGFRAAGIAAGLKTSGALDLALVVNDGPSDAAAGVFTANRVKAAPVLWSQQVLTTGRLRAVVLNSGGANACTGPDGFADTHVTAEQAADVLGIGALDVAVCSTGLIGVRLPIDALLAGVGKAAGALSRDGADDAAHAIMTTDTVAKTAQVDGDGWTVGGMAKGAGMLAPALATMLCVLTTDADVDPSTLDTALRAATQVTFDRVDADGCLSTNDTVLLLASGASGHRPDTAEFAAAVQEVCRQLVMALLADVEGSTKKIGITVHAAATEKEAVDVGRAVARSALLKCALYGNDPNWGRVLAAVGTTSATFDPDALDVSINGVQVCRSGAAGDDRSLVDLSGSDIDIDVGLYAGTAQATVWTTDLTEGYVRENSAYPS
- a CDS encoding acetylornithine transaminase yields the protein MSEIDLQGRWQAAFMDNYGTPPLALERGKGARVWDVDGTEYVDLYAGIAVSALGHSHPAVVDAVTRQVATLAHTSNLVLNLPALRLGERLSALCGPDARVFLCNSGAEAVEAAIKVVRRHHADRVQIVAAEGGFHGRTLGALSVTGQPAKRAPFAPLLPDVTFVPYGDAEALQRAVTDDTAAVILEPVLGEAGVIPAPAGYLEAARAACDRTGALLVLDEVQGGIGRAGAWFSHQVVAPGVAPDIVTLAKGLGGGLPIGACIARGAAGTALQPGDHGTTFGGNPVSCAAALAVLDTIEQDGLLDTARVYGDHLADAVAALHDPLVDHVRGVGLWRAVVLTEAVAKEVEAAARQHGALVNAVAPDAVRLAPALVISREEIDTGVAALGAALAEVSA
- the argB gene encoding acetylglutamate kinase, yielding MTRHATALAKAATLVEALPWLEQFHGAVVVVKYGGHAMADESLREAFAQDIVFLRYAGLRPVVVHGGGPQITAHLDRLGIASEFRAGLRVTTPEAMQVVRMVLVGQVNREVVGGVNAHGTFGVGLSGEDAGLLTAERRTAVVDGEPVDLGSVGDVVDVDPGAVHSLLDDGRIPVIATVARGRDGELFNVNADTAAAALAAALHAQKLVVLTDVEGLYADWPATDEIISDIRAKELADLLPTLSAGMVPKMEACLRAVHGGVPQAHVLDGRVPHALLLEVFTDEGVGTMVLPDEEPTA
- the argF gene encoding ornithine carbamoyltransferase — encoded protein: MPRHFRRDDDLSPTELTEVLDLADTMKRERFDHHPLAGPRSVAVIFDKPSTRTRVSFANGIAELGGYPLVIDAQSSQLGRGEPVEDTTRVLDRQCAAIVWRTFAQDRLEAMARVSRVPVVNALTDTFHPCQLLADLQTVRERFGYLAGLTLTYLGDGANNMAHSYLLAGASAGMHVRIGSPEGYEPDPAILAAAEQIGGATGGSVAAVRDPQAAADGADVLAADCWVSMGQEKETGARSHPFVPYALDEAALTRASDKAIVLHCLPAYRGQEIAAAVIDGPASAVWDEAENRLHAQKALLTWLLERS